The following coding sequences are from one Oncorhynchus kisutch isolate 150728-3 linkage group LG23, Okis_V2, whole genome shotgun sequence window:
- the fyb1b gene encoding FYN-binding protein 1 isoform X1 gives MQNNKSDVKAITARFNTGGNSTEGTSTGRPKAAVHPTLSSGPPIQPKKPVLETSLSGSAASTAPKPNFLKNTVSTKSAPEVRELPKTKAIASMFESAQEDSQPSAKQYPFKPKPPGPEVSHDAEVKIPLPKPPLQKPSLSSTLSGTKPAFPKPPLCVAKPTWGKDRSSKPDDSGGTPNKLPPSIKPISSIAKMRLQTEDSVAGAVDSTIKPFTPSTTLKPTNFRTAQNAFNRGETLSEEGVKEITKLPLTSSDSCPPKPIASKKPSFTKKPLGHTIPVVGLNPSALTSSSSFPKRNPLPNILALGTAPAKPNRPPRVNLEKFKKGTEASTDGPAGFRKGSVPPPPASHPSNHVGPPLPSNPMAPSLPPRPPGAIIQPDPDENYDDVGLMNNPPSQRNEDSESDEMYEDLDERWESSKEQEKKREREEKKRQVEKKEQKERERKEQEARKKFKMTGPLEVVHRAKARVDSKGSKTDLGLKQGESIDIMRVLDNPEGRWLGRSQDGSYGYVKTESVAIDFDTLKRQGGSTPSQMEHEPEVYDDVDFHNNLSSGIKGPGMVLPPPPEEDGDVYDDLDESSFNVSLSDTRLPPKPRGLSWVLKGFEEWRKGPGSKIEVPPPSQFDQEGNTEQLAEVIDEEIYDDVDVTNFPPTPSISSLPQSKTKDKAEDKDPKKLKKFEKEEKEFRKKFKHDREIQVLYQVTIVSTLANKKWSSKDLPLRPGETVDVIVEPVDNKLICRNEEGKFGYVLTSHIAVEDSDIYDDIGDDCIYDND, from the exons ATG CAGAACAACAAGTCTGATGTGAAGGCCATCACGGCTCGCTTCAACACGGGGGGAAACTCCACAGAGGGCACCTCTACAGGACGTCCCAAAGCTGCAGTGCACCCCACCCTGTCCTCTGGACCCCCCATCCAGCCTAAGAAACCTGTCCTGGAGACCAGCCTATCAGGCAGTGCAGCATCCACCGCGCCCAAACCCAACTTCCTCAAGAACACTGTCTCCACCAAGAGTGCTCCAGAAGTTAGGGAGTTGCCCAAAACCAAAGCGATCGCTAGTATGTTTGAAAGTGCCCAAGAGGACAGCCAACCCTCTGCCAAACAGTACCCATTTAAACCCAAACCTCCTGGCCCAGAAGTATCCCATGACGCTGAGGTCAAAATTCCTCTGCCAAAACCCCCTCTCCAGAAGCCCTCTCTGAGCTCGACCCTGTCTGGCACCAAGCCTGCCTTCCCCAAACCACCCCTGTGTGTGGCCAAACCCACCTGGGGCAAAGACAGAAGCTCCAAACCTGACGACAGTGGGGGTACGCCGAACAAATTACCCCCTTCCATAAAACCCATCAGCTCCATTGCAAAGATGCGGCTTCAGACAGAGGATAGTGTGGCTGGCGCTGTGGATTCTACAATCAAACCGTTCACACCAAGCACTACCCTCAAGCCCACAAACTTCAGGACTGCTCAGAATGCATTCAATCGAGGAGAGACACTATCTGAGGAAGGAGTAAAAGAAATAACCAAACTCCCCCTCACCTCCAGTGACTCTTGTCCCCCCAAACCTATAGCCAGTAAGAAACCCAGCTTTACTAAGAAGCCACTGGGCCACACCATTCCAGTCGTGGGGTTGAACCCTTCTGCCCTTACCAGTAGCTCTTCTTTCCCCAAAAGGAACCCACTGCCTAATATCCTGGCACTGGGGACTGCCCCAGCCAAACCCAACCGGCCTCCTAGGGTCAACTTGGAAAAGTTCAAGAAGGGCACAGAGGCTAGTACCGATG GTCCTGCTGGGTTTAGAAAGGGGAGTGTTCCCCCACCTCCTGCCTCTCACCCCAGTAACCATGTGGGCCCACCCCTGCCCTCTAACCCCATGGCCCCTAGCCTGCCACCGCGACCACCAGGAGCCAT AATCCAACCTGACCCAGATGAGAACTATGATGATGTGGGGTTAATGAACAATCCTCCCAGTCAAAGGAATGAG GACAGTGAAAGTGATGAAATGTATGAAGATCTTGATGAAAGATG GGAATCGTCAAAGGAACAAGAGAaaaagcgagagagggaggagaaaaaaCGACAGGTGGAAAAGAAAGAACAGAAAGAACGCGAGAGGAAAGAACAGGAGGCCAGAAAGAAATTCAAA ATGACTGGTCCACTGGAGGTAGTCCACAGGGCCAAGGCCAGGGTGGACAGTAAAGGGAGCAAGACGGACCTGGGGTTGAAGCAGGGAGAGTCTATTGACATCATGCGTGTTTTGGACAACCCAGAGGGCCGCTGGCTGGGAAGGTCACAGGATGGCTCCT ATGGCTATGTGAAGACGGAGTCTGTTGCGATTGACTTTGACACTCTGAAGCGTCAGGGTGGGTCTACACCCAGTCAGATGGAACACGAACCGGAGGTATATGATGACGTGGACTTTCATAATAACCTCAGCAG TGGGATCAAGGGTCCAGGAA TGGTTCTTCCTCCACCACCTGAGGAGGATGGGGACGTatatgatgatctggacgagTCAAGCTTCAACGTCAG CCTCTCGGACACCAGATTGCCTCCTAAACCTCGCGGCCTCTCTTGGGTGTTAAAGGGCTTCGAGGAGTGGAGAAAAGGCCCAGGCAGCAAAATTGA AGTACCTCCACCTTCCCAGTTTGATCAGGAAGGAAATACTG AACAATTGGCTGAGGTCATTGACGAGGAAATCTATGATGATGTGGATGTCACTAACTTCCCTCCGACTCCATCTATCAGcag tcTCCCACAAAGTAAAACCAAGGATAAGGCTGAGGACAAAGATCCTAAAAAGCTAAAGAAATttgagaaggaagagaaggaatTCAGAAAGAAGTTCAAG CATGATCGGGAGATCCAGGTATTGTATCAGGTGACCATCGTTTCCACCTTGGCCAATAAGAAGTGGAGCAGTAAAGATCTACCGTTGAGACCTGGGGAGACTGTGGATGTCATCGTTGAGCCTGTAGACAACAAGCTCATCTGCAGGAACGAGGAGGGCAAGT ttgGCTATGTCTTGACTAGCCATATTGCAGTAGA AGATTCTGATATCTATGATGACATTGGTGATG ATTGCATCTACGACAACGACTGA
- the fyb1b gene encoding FYN-binding protein 1 isoform X2 — protein sequence MNNKSDVKAITARFNTGGNSTEGTSTGRPKAAVHPTLSSGPPIQPKKPVLETSLSGSAASTAPKPNFLKNTVSTKSAPEVRELPKTKAIASMFESAQEDSQPSAKQYPFKPKPPGPEVSHDAEVKIPLPKPPLQKPSLSSTLSGTKPAFPKPPLCVAKPTWGKDRSSKPDDSGGTPNKLPPSIKPISSIAKMRLQTEDSVAGAVDSTIKPFTPSTTLKPTNFRTAQNAFNRGETLSEEGVKEITKLPLTSSDSCPPKPIASKKPSFTKKPLGHTIPVVGLNPSALTSSSSFPKRNPLPNILALGTAPAKPNRPPRVNLEKFKKGTEASTDGPAGFRKGSVPPPPASHPSNHVGPPLPSNPMAPSLPPRPPGAIIQPDPDENYDDVGLMNNPPSQRNEDSESDEMYEDLDERWESSKEQEKKREREEKKRQVEKKEQKERERKEQEARKKFKMTGPLEVVHRAKARVDSKGSKTDLGLKQGESIDIMRVLDNPEGRWLGRSQDGSYGYVKTESVAIDFDTLKRQGGSTPSQMEHEPEVYDDVDFHNNLSSGIKGPGMVLPPPPEEDGDVYDDLDESSFNVSLSDTRLPPKPRGLSWVLKGFEEWRKGPGSKIEVPPPSQFDQEGNTEQLAEVIDEEIYDDVDVTNFPPTPSISSLPQSKTKDKAEDKDPKKLKKFEKEEKEFRKKFKHDREIQVLYQVTIVSTLANKKWSSKDLPLRPGETVDVIVEPVDNKLICRNEEGKFGYVLTSHIAVEDSDIYDDIGDDCIYDND from the exons ATG AACAACAAGTCTGATGTGAAGGCCATCACGGCTCGCTTCAACACGGGGGGAAACTCCACAGAGGGCACCTCTACAGGACGTCCCAAAGCTGCAGTGCACCCCACCCTGTCCTCTGGACCCCCCATCCAGCCTAAGAAACCTGTCCTGGAGACCAGCCTATCAGGCAGTGCAGCATCCACCGCGCCCAAACCCAACTTCCTCAAGAACACTGTCTCCACCAAGAGTGCTCCAGAAGTTAGGGAGTTGCCCAAAACCAAAGCGATCGCTAGTATGTTTGAAAGTGCCCAAGAGGACAGCCAACCCTCTGCCAAACAGTACCCATTTAAACCCAAACCTCCTGGCCCAGAAGTATCCCATGACGCTGAGGTCAAAATTCCTCTGCCAAAACCCCCTCTCCAGAAGCCCTCTCTGAGCTCGACCCTGTCTGGCACCAAGCCTGCCTTCCCCAAACCACCCCTGTGTGTGGCCAAACCCACCTGGGGCAAAGACAGAAGCTCCAAACCTGACGACAGTGGGGGTACGCCGAACAAATTACCCCCTTCCATAAAACCCATCAGCTCCATTGCAAAGATGCGGCTTCAGACAGAGGATAGTGTGGCTGGCGCTGTGGATTCTACAATCAAACCGTTCACACCAAGCACTACCCTCAAGCCCACAAACTTCAGGACTGCTCAGAATGCATTCAATCGAGGAGAGACACTATCTGAGGAAGGAGTAAAAGAAATAACCAAACTCCCCCTCACCTCCAGTGACTCTTGTCCCCCCAAACCTATAGCCAGTAAGAAACCCAGCTTTACTAAGAAGCCACTGGGCCACACCATTCCAGTCGTGGGGTTGAACCCTTCTGCCCTTACCAGTAGCTCTTCTTTCCCCAAAAGGAACCCACTGCCTAATATCCTGGCACTGGGGACTGCCCCAGCCAAACCCAACCGGCCTCCTAGGGTCAACTTGGAAAAGTTCAAGAAGGGCACAGAGGCTAGTACCGATG GTCCTGCTGGGTTTAGAAAGGGGAGTGTTCCCCCACCTCCTGCCTCTCACCCCAGTAACCATGTGGGCCCACCCCTGCCCTCTAACCCCATGGCCCCTAGCCTGCCACCGCGACCACCAGGAGCCAT AATCCAACCTGACCCAGATGAGAACTATGATGATGTGGGGTTAATGAACAATCCTCCCAGTCAAAGGAATGAG GACAGTGAAAGTGATGAAATGTATGAAGATCTTGATGAAAGATG GGAATCGTCAAAGGAACAAGAGAaaaagcgagagagggaggagaaaaaaCGACAGGTGGAAAAGAAAGAACAGAAAGAACGCGAGAGGAAAGAACAGGAGGCCAGAAAGAAATTCAAA ATGACTGGTCCACTGGAGGTAGTCCACAGGGCCAAGGCCAGGGTGGACAGTAAAGGGAGCAAGACGGACCTGGGGTTGAAGCAGGGAGAGTCTATTGACATCATGCGTGTTTTGGACAACCCAGAGGGCCGCTGGCTGGGAAGGTCACAGGATGGCTCCT ATGGCTATGTGAAGACGGAGTCTGTTGCGATTGACTTTGACACTCTGAAGCGTCAGGGTGGGTCTACACCCAGTCAGATGGAACACGAACCGGAGGTATATGATGACGTGGACTTTCATAATAACCTCAGCAG TGGGATCAAGGGTCCAGGAA TGGTTCTTCCTCCACCACCTGAGGAGGATGGGGACGTatatgatgatctggacgagTCAAGCTTCAACGTCAG CCTCTCGGACACCAGATTGCCTCCTAAACCTCGCGGCCTCTCTTGGGTGTTAAAGGGCTTCGAGGAGTGGAGAAAAGGCCCAGGCAGCAAAATTGA AGTACCTCCACCTTCCCAGTTTGATCAGGAAGGAAATACTG AACAATTGGCTGAGGTCATTGACGAGGAAATCTATGATGATGTGGATGTCACTAACTTCCCTCCGACTCCATCTATCAGcag tcTCCCACAAAGTAAAACCAAGGATAAGGCTGAGGACAAAGATCCTAAAAAGCTAAAGAAATttgagaaggaagagaaggaatTCAGAAAGAAGTTCAAG CATGATCGGGAGATCCAGGTATTGTATCAGGTGACCATCGTTTCCACCTTGGCCAATAAGAAGTGGAGCAGTAAAGATCTACCGTTGAGACCTGGGGAGACTGTGGATGTCATCGTTGAGCCTGTAGACAACAAGCTCATCTGCAGGAACGAGGAGGGCAAGT ttgGCTATGTCTTGACTAGCCATATTGCAGTAGA AGATTCTGATATCTATGATGACATTGGTGATG ATTGCATCTACGACAACGACTGA
- the fyb1b gene encoding FYN-binding protein 1 isoform X3: MQNNKSDVKAITARFNTGGNSTEGTSTGRPKAAVHPTLSSGPPIQPKKPVLETSLSGSAASTAPKPNFLKNTVSTKSAPEVRELPKTKAIASMFESAQEDSQPSAKQYPFKPKPPGPEVSHDAEVKIPLPKPPLQKPSLSSTLSGTKPAFPKPPLCVAKPTWGKDRSSKPDDSGGTPNKLPPSIKPISSIAKMRLQTEDSVAGAVDSTIKPFTPSTTLKPTNFRTAQNAFNRGETLSEEGVKEITKLPLTSSDSCPPKPIASKKPSFTKKPLGHTIPVVGLNPSALTSSSSFPKRNPLPNILALGTAPAKPNRPPRVNLEKFKKGTEASTDGPAGFRKGSVPPPPASHPSNHVGPPLPSNPMAPSLPPRPPGAIIQPDPDENYDDVGLMNNPPSQRNEDSESDEMYEDLDERWESSKEQEKKREREEKKRQVEKKEQKERERKEQEARKKFKMTGPLEVVHRAKARVDSKGSKTDLGLKQGESIDIMRVLDNPEGRWLGRSQDGSYGYVKTESVAIDFDTLKRQGGSTPSQMEHEPEVYDDVDFHNNLSSGIKGPGMVLPPPPEEDGDVYDDLDESSFNVRVPPPSQFDQEGNTEQLAEVIDEEIYDDVDVTNFPPTPSISSLPQSKTKDKAEDKDPKKLKKFEKEEKEFRKKFKHDREIQVLYQVTIVSTLANKKWSSKDLPLRPGETVDVIVEPVDNKLICRNEEGKFGYVLTSHIAVEDSDIYDDIGDDCIYDND, translated from the exons ATG CAGAACAACAAGTCTGATGTGAAGGCCATCACGGCTCGCTTCAACACGGGGGGAAACTCCACAGAGGGCACCTCTACAGGACGTCCCAAAGCTGCAGTGCACCCCACCCTGTCCTCTGGACCCCCCATCCAGCCTAAGAAACCTGTCCTGGAGACCAGCCTATCAGGCAGTGCAGCATCCACCGCGCCCAAACCCAACTTCCTCAAGAACACTGTCTCCACCAAGAGTGCTCCAGAAGTTAGGGAGTTGCCCAAAACCAAAGCGATCGCTAGTATGTTTGAAAGTGCCCAAGAGGACAGCCAACCCTCTGCCAAACAGTACCCATTTAAACCCAAACCTCCTGGCCCAGAAGTATCCCATGACGCTGAGGTCAAAATTCCTCTGCCAAAACCCCCTCTCCAGAAGCCCTCTCTGAGCTCGACCCTGTCTGGCACCAAGCCTGCCTTCCCCAAACCACCCCTGTGTGTGGCCAAACCCACCTGGGGCAAAGACAGAAGCTCCAAACCTGACGACAGTGGGGGTACGCCGAACAAATTACCCCCTTCCATAAAACCCATCAGCTCCATTGCAAAGATGCGGCTTCAGACAGAGGATAGTGTGGCTGGCGCTGTGGATTCTACAATCAAACCGTTCACACCAAGCACTACCCTCAAGCCCACAAACTTCAGGACTGCTCAGAATGCATTCAATCGAGGAGAGACACTATCTGAGGAAGGAGTAAAAGAAATAACCAAACTCCCCCTCACCTCCAGTGACTCTTGTCCCCCCAAACCTATAGCCAGTAAGAAACCCAGCTTTACTAAGAAGCCACTGGGCCACACCATTCCAGTCGTGGGGTTGAACCCTTCTGCCCTTACCAGTAGCTCTTCTTTCCCCAAAAGGAACCCACTGCCTAATATCCTGGCACTGGGGACTGCCCCAGCCAAACCCAACCGGCCTCCTAGGGTCAACTTGGAAAAGTTCAAGAAGGGCACAGAGGCTAGTACCGATG GTCCTGCTGGGTTTAGAAAGGGGAGTGTTCCCCCACCTCCTGCCTCTCACCCCAGTAACCATGTGGGCCCACCCCTGCCCTCTAACCCCATGGCCCCTAGCCTGCCACCGCGACCACCAGGAGCCAT AATCCAACCTGACCCAGATGAGAACTATGATGATGTGGGGTTAATGAACAATCCTCCCAGTCAAAGGAATGAG GACAGTGAAAGTGATGAAATGTATGAAGATCTTGATGAAAGATG GGAATCGTCAAAGGAACAAGAGAaaaagcgagagagggaggagaaaaaaCGACAGGTGGAAAAGAAAGAACAGAAAGAACGCGAGAGGAAAGAACAGGAGGCCAGAAAGAAATTCAAA ATGACTGGTCCACTGGAGGTAGTCCACAGGGCCAAGGCCAGGGTGGACAGTAAAGGGAGCAAGACGGACCTGGGGTTGAAGCAGGGAGAGTCTATTGACATCATGCGTGTTTTGGACAACCCAGAGGGCCGCTGGCTGGGAAGGTCACAGGATGGCTCCT ATGGCTATGTGAAGACGGAGTCTGTTGCGATTGACTTTGACACTCTGAAGCGTCAGGGTGGGTCTACACCCAGTCAGATGGAACACGAACCGGAGGTATATGATGACGTGGACTTTCATAATAACCTCAGCAG TGGGATCAAGGGTCCAGGAA TGGTTCTTCCTCCACCACCTGAGGAGGATGGGGACGTatatgatgatctggacgagTCAAGCTTCAACGTCAG AGTACCTCCACCTTCCCAGTTTGATCAGGAAGGAAATACTG AACAATTGGCTGAGGTCATTGACGAGGAAATCTATGATGATGTGGATGTCACTAACTTCCCTCCGACTCCATCTATCAGcag tcTCCCACAAAGTAAAACCAAGGATAAGGCTGAGGACAAAGATCCTAAAAAGCTAAAGAAATttgagaaggaagagaaggaatTCAGAAAGAAGTTCAAG CATGATCGGGAGATCCAGGTATTGTATCAGGTGACCATCGTTTCCACCTTGGCCAATAAGAAGTGGAGCAGTAAAGATCTACCGTTGAGACCTGGGGAGACTGTGGATGTCATCGTTGAGCCTGTAGACAACAAGCTCATCTGCAGGAACGAGGAGGGCAAGT ttgGCTATGTCTTGACTAGCCATATTGCAGTAGA AGATTCTGATATCTATGATGACATTGGTGATG ATTGCATCTACGACAACGACTGA
- the fyb1b gene encoding FYN-binding protein 1 isoform X4, with the protein MNNKSDVKAITARFNTGGNSTEGTSTGRPKAAVHPTLSSGPPIQPKKPVLETSLSGSAASTAPKPNFLKNTVSTKSAPEVRELPKTKAIASMFESAQEDSQPSAKQYPFKPKPPGPEVSHDAEVKIPLPKPPLQKPSLSSTLSGTKPAFPKPPLCVAKPTWGKDRSSKPDDSGGTPNKLPPSIKPISSIAKMRLQTEDSVAGAVDSTIKPFTPSTTLKPTNFRTAQNAFNRGETLSEEGVKEITKLPLTSSDSCPPKPIASKKPSFTKKPLGHTIPVVGLNPSALTSSSSFPKRNPLPNILALGTAPAKPNRPPRVNLEKFKKGTEASTDGPAGFRKGSVPPPPASHPSNHVGPPLPSNPMAPSLPPRPPGAIIQPDPDENYDDVGLMNNPPSQRNEDSESDEMYEDLDERWESSKEQEKKREREEKKRQVEKKEQKERERKEQEARKKFKMTGPLEVVHRAKARVDSKGSKTDLGLKQGESIDIMRVLDNPEGRWLGRSQDGSYGYVKTESVAIDFDTLKRQGGSTPSQMEHEPEVYDDVDFHNNLSSGIKGPGMVLPPPPEEDGDVYDDLDESSFNVRVPPPSQFDQEGNTEQLAEVIDEEIYDDVDVTNFPPTPSISSLPQSKTKDKAEDKDPKKLKKFEKEEKEFRKKFKHDREIQVLYQVTIVSTLANKKWSSKDLPLRPGETVDVIVEPVDNKLICRNEEGKFGYVLTSHIAVEDSDIYDDIGDDCIYDND; encoded by the exons ATG AACAACAAGTCTGATGTGAAGGCCATCACGGCTCGCTTCAACACGGGGGGAAACTCCACAGAGGGCACCTCTACAGGACGTCCCAAAGCTGCAGTGCACCCCACCCTGTCCTCTGGACCCCCCATCCAGCCTAAGAAACCTGTCCTGGAGACCAGCCTATCAGGCAGTGCAGCATCCACCGCGCCCAAACCCAACTTCCTCAAGAACACTGTCTCCACCAAGAGTGCTCCAGAAGTTAGGGAGTTGCCCAAAACCAAAGCGATCGCTAGTATGTTTGAAAGTGCCCAAGAGGACAGCCAACCCTCTGCCAAACAGTACCCATTTAAACCCAAACCTCCTGGCCCAGAAGTATCCCATGACGCTGAGGTCAAAATTCCTCTGCCAAAACCCCCTCTCCAGAAGCCCTCTCTGAGCTCGACCCTGTCTGGCACCAAGCCTGCCTTCCCCAAACCACCCCTGTGTGTGGCCAAACCCACCTGGGGCAAAGACAGAAGCTCCAAACCTGACGACAGTGGGGGTACGCCGAACAAATTACCCCCTTCCATAAAACCCATCAGCTCCATTGCAAAGATGCGGCTTCAGACAGAGGATAGTGTGGCTGGCGCTGTGGATTCTACAATCAAACCGTTCACACCAAGCACTACCCTCAAGCCCACAAACTTCAGGACTGCTCAGAATGCATTCAATCGAGGAGAGACACTATCTGAGGAAGGAGTAAAAGAAATAACCAAACTCCCCCTCACCTCCAGTGACTCTTGTCCCCCCAAACCTATAGCCAGTAAGAAACCCAGCTTTACTAAGAAGCCACTGGGCCACACCATTCCAGTCGTGGGGTTGAACCCTTCTGCCCTTACCAGTAGCTCTTCTTTCCCCAAAAGGAACCCACTGCCTAATATCCTGGCACTGGGGACTGCCCCAGCCAAACCCAACCGGCCTCCTAGGGTCAACTTGGAAAAGTTCAAGAAGGGCACAGAGGCTAGTACCGATG GTCCTGCTGGGTTTAGAAAGGGGAGTGTTCCCCCACCTCCTGCCTCTCACCCCAGTAACCATGTGGGCCCACCCCTGCCCTCTAACCCCATGGCCCCTAGCCTGCCACCGCGACCACCAGGAGCCAT AATCCAACCTGACCCAGATGAGAACTATGATGATGTGGGGTTAATGAACAATCCTCCCAGTCAAAGGAATGAG GACAGTGAAAGTGATGAAATGTATGAAGATCTTGATGAAAGATG GGAATCGTCAAAGGAACAAGAGAaaaagcgagagagggaggagaaaaaaCGACAGGTGGAAAAGAAAGAACAGAAAGAACGCGAGAGGAAAGAACAGGAGGCCAGAAAGAAATTCAAA ATGACTGGTCCACTGGAGGTAGTCCACAGGGCCAAGGCCAGGGTGGACAGTAAAGGGAGCAAGACGGACCTGGGGTTGAAGCAGGGAGAGTCTATTGACATCATGCGTGTTTTGGACAACCCAGAGGGCCGCTGGCTGGGAAGGTCACAGGATGGCTCCT ATGGCTATGTGAAGACGGAGTCTGTTGCGATTGACTTTGACACTCTGAAGCGTCAGGGTGGGTCTACACCCAGTCAGATGGAACACGAACCGGAGGTATATGATGACGTGGACTTTCATAATAACCTCAGCAG TGGGATCAAGGGTCCAGGAA TGGTTCTTCCTCCACCACCTGAGGAGGATGGGGACGTatatgatgatctggacgagTCAAGCTTCAACGTCAG AGTACCTCCACCTTCCCAGTTTGATCAGGAAGGAAATACTG AACAATTGGCTGAGGTCATTGACGAGGAAATCTATGATGATGTGGATGTCACTAACTTCCCTCCGACTCCATCTATCAGcag tcTCCCACAAAGTAAAACCAAGGATAAGGCTGAGGACAAAGATCCTAAAAAGCTAAAGAAATttgagaaggaagagaaggaatTCAGAAAGAAGTTCAAG CATGATCGGGAGATCCAGGTATTGTATCAGGTGACCATCGTTTCCACCTTGGCCAATAAGAAGTGGAGCAGTAAAGATCTACCGTTGAGACCTGGGGAGACTGTGGATGTCATCGTTGAGCCTGTAGACAACAAGCTCATCTGCAGGAACGAGGAGGGCAAGT ttgGCTATGTCTTGACTAGCCATATTGCAGTAGA AGATTCTGATATCTATGATGACATTGGTGATG ATTGCATCTACGACAACGACTGA